In the Arachis hypogaea cultivar Tifrunner chromosome 20, arahy.Tifrunner.gnm2.J5K5, whole genome shotgun sequence genome, atgattctattgacaaatattattttgaacaattttattgaagttaaaaaattttaaaaaaaatagtaaaagaattatattataatttgactattttttatttgtatttgattttttaattattattttttggttaattttaatgaattttatttttcaaaaaaaaaaaaaaaagtcaagcggGCTAGTCCGCCAACCCGCCAATCTATCATAAAGCGGGGCGGGTTAGCATTTTGAACCTATTTTAGTTGGCGGGGGGCCGGTCCGCCCCGTTTATAGAGCGGACCTAAGCGGGGTGGAGCGGGtcggcccgctttgccaccccctAAAAACCGGCAATAAAAACGATCCGGTCCATACTAATAACCGCTCAGATAAAAACCGTGGAAAACTGTTAAACCGGCCGATGGCTGGGGAAACTGGCCGATTCttgaaaacgacgtcgtttttatgtgtcttgaaaaaaaaaatgaaaacccaAGTCCTCACTCCCCAACGCGTCACCCTTTCCCCCAACAACCCCCCCCCCCAAACCATTTCCTAGCTCGGCACGTCGTCCTCATCCTCGCTGGCTTCTCTGTTCGAGGCTTGGAGCAGCTCGCCGTCGTGTCGCCCCTCCCCTCGCCGCTCGCTGCTCGCCGTAGTCTCGCCACTCGCCGTCCTGCTGTCTGTCGAAGGTTAGTGGCACTGCTTTCACTTTTTCGGTTATTCCTTTTATGCTCTGTTTAGTGATTTGAGTATTTGACTGATTTCTGAATGTGAATTTGTGAATgtaaatcaaataattgattttgtgttgttaaAATTATTCTGCTGTTTTCACTGATTTCTGCTTATTCTGCTTttttttccctttaaattttgAAGTTTGAATGAAGTCTGATCTGATCTGCtacttttttgaattttaattacctAAAGTCCTAAAcaaatgttttctttttttttgggttttcttttCAGTACACTCATGTTTTTAGAATTTTGCTGGTTAGACTCattaaacagaaagaaaaatgaacTTCAAGAATGTTTAGTGCATTTAAATTGATTTAATGATGAATCTGTTGTGCTGTTGGTAATAGTTTTTTTGATTGGATTTATCCTTTGAGAGCTACTGTTAGTGTGGTTTGGTGTTGCCTTATTGATTTCAGTTGTGGTTTCAtggatgattatttgatttttggcTGTGTTGCTGCCTTATTGATTTCAGTTATGGTTTTATGGATGATTATTTGATTTCTGGCTGTGTTGCTTCTGTTTTTAATGTTGTGAATGACTTATTGATTTCAGTTATAGATGATAGTATTAATCAATAAGCAATTTGCTGGTAATAAGCAAATGATGCTGCTAATCCTAATCCTCCTAGTTCTATCGATACTCCGTCACAAGGTTCTAATTTATAGCTTGGAAATATGTTGCTCTGGAAGTAGTGAATGGAAAACCACAATATCAATGTTTATTTTGTCTACAAccatttaatatttagatatttctttttactatttaattttttagtttgtattttgataataTCATATAGATTTGGTTGATGACATTTCATgtaatgttttaaatttaaagatattttaatatttatattagactataattatattttaggatgtttatttataatttatttattattttattctaaaacgattTTTCTGGTTGAACTACGGTTAGACCGGTTGGACCAGTAAACCAGTAACTCGAGCAGTTtgttgaccggtccggttctcagaaccttgCTAGGGACCATTACTTTTGCAAAGGTCATGCATGCAGTTTTAGGGTAGATCTACTCACTTtttttaataagatttttttttactcATATATAGGTGTAGAACTGTAGATTCTCATTGTTGTCTCAGTCTTTGACACAGGAAAAAATCACAAGAGGATAGTGTGAAGGCAGATTGTTGTGATGGATCTACAAGGCTTGCCTGCGAGTCATGGATTCCGCATGCCTGCGGAGTGGGAACCTCACACTCAATGTTGGATAGGTTGGCCTGTGAGTTACATAATTCaccctcttttattcttatttttcttaaaGCAAATAGACACTTCACAGCACCAAAAGTAATCACAAGGTTCAATTCATGGTCATAGCTTTATACATGGTTTCACACATCTCTCATCACAGATGGTTGTTATTGAGACGTGACAGAAATATAGGAACATAGAGATTGTAAATTTGTGTCCACTATAGAAAATATATGAAACTAGTGTCTTGAGACTCTCAATTTTGTGTACCtgtctctttgtatttgtgtcGTGTTTTAGCCGCCCAAGGCAGCCTTGAAAAACTAGTGAAACAGTGTTTGGTGGTGGACTTTTGGGGTCTTTTGGTGATTGGTATGAGTACTAGGTTGGTGTTATTTGACAGGAACGCCCAGATAACTGGAGAGAGAATGCTGTTCCTGCTCAAGATGTGTTTGCCAAGGTAGCATCTGCAATCTCAAGATTTGAGGATGTAACTGTTTGTGCTAGTTCTGGCCAGGTTGGTTGAAGTTTGACATTTTCATTATTTGGCTAGTATCTTGAGGAGTGGATTCAGTTGTTTCTGATGATATGGGGCTTTTGATGCTTGAAATTTCTTTGCCATTTTAGTGGGAGAATGCCAGGAGAATGCTACCTGAACATATCAGGGTCCTTGAGATCAGCATGAATGATTCTTGGTTTCGTGACACCGGACCAACTGTGAGTTTTTCTCCTTATACATGGATGAGTTTTCTGATCAAGTTAGATACTAGATGTTTGGATTTCTACACATGCAGAATTTTCATTGTTGACAAAAATTTTCTCTGTTTTGTTCAATAGTTTGTTGTGAAAAGATCAAAGTCTGGTGAGGCAGAGCAAACTATTGCAGGAATTGACTGGAATTTTAATAGCTGGGGAGGTAAGCACTTAAGACCTTTGATATTGGACGTTCTATTTCCAAACAAGGACTGTTTCTTTTGTGGAATGAATGAAGTACATATGATTAGTTGATGTTATGTCTTCATTATTGTTAGTTCAGCTAATGGAGTTTATAAATCTTTTCCAGGGTTAGAAGATGGATGTTATACTGATTGGAGTTTGGATATCCTTGTTGCTAGGAAGGTGTGTGTAGTTaaatatttaacatttttatttttgtcatctTTTACTCTATTGCAAAATGCCTACATGACTTCGCTATCGTCATATGTTTGCTAGATTTTGGCAATTGAGAGGGTTCATAGATTTTCACATTCAATGATACTTGAAGGTGGAAGCATACATGTTGATGGAGAAGGTAAGAGTTGTTGGCTtgctgaatttttttaaaaaaaaaaatataaattcctGGTTTTCTTGTTGTTTAATATAAATTCCCCCATATTATGAAGAAATATACACTTTTGATAATTGATATAAAGTAGACAATGAGTCTGCTTATTAAATGCTATTAGGTTGCTCTTAAACTTCTCTAAGATGTAGTTTTATAGTGCTAATCCTTTCATAAATTAAGTGCTAACTAGGCAGGATGATTgtttatatgtaattatgttcaTGAACTTGTGGTTTAAGTTTATTCTTTTGTTTCTATATGTTCTGAGATCAAATGAACTGTGCTTGAATATAATGCTCTGTAGCTATATAGCTTACAAAATTTATAAGTTCTTCTTTTAACTTGAGCAACCTTTTCTTGCTTCAGGTACTTGCCTTACCACTGAAGAGTGTCTCTTGAACAAGAACAGAAATCCTCATATGAGTAAGAACCAAATAGAGGATCAACTTAAGACATATCTTGGAGTCA is a window encoding:
- the LOC112784403 gene encoding LOW QUALITY PROTEIN: agmatine deiminase (The sequence of the model RefSeq protein was modified relative to this genomic sequence to represent the inferred CDS: substituted 1 base at 1 genomic stop codon), with translation MDLQGLPASHGFRMPAEWEPHTQCWIGWPERPDNWRENAVPAQDVFAKVASAISRFEDVTVCASSGQWENARRMLPEHIRVLEISMNDSWFRDTGPTFVVKRSKSGEAEQTIAGIDWNFNSWGGLEDGCYTDWSLDILVARKILAIERVHRFSHSMILEGGSIHVDGEGTCLTTEECLLNKNRNPHMSKNQIEDQLKTYLGVSKIIWLPRGLYGDDDTNGHIDNMCCFTRPGVVLLSWTDDESDPQYERSMXAYSLLSNETDANGRKFEIIKLHVPGPLYMTEKEAAGVVQGDDGKARLPGTRLAASYVNFYIANGGIIVPQFGDKKWDDEAVRVLSKAFPDHRVVGIEGSREIVLAGGNIHCITQQQPAF